The Methanomassiliicoccales archaeon genome window below encodes:
- a CDS encoding CehA/McbA family metallohydrolase — MRADLHIHTHHSGDNEQRLEEIFEAAARKGLGAIAIVDHNTIKGGLEALDSAPRDLIIIPAVEVTTAQGHVIAYGVEEDIDRGLEVAETIELIHEKGGIAVAAHPYRMWSGLGSKVVLRNKFDALEVINARNTSHGNKKAYKLAQRAHLPMTAGSDAHRPRNIGDAVTIFPDDCLTREEMIQAILEGRTSVEGRGRSKKETLRYGSVSISKWIGRGMRRL; from the coding sequence ATGAGGGCAGATCTACACATCCACACCCACCATTCAGGAGACAACGAGCAGCGCTTGGAGGAGATATTCGAGGCTGCTGCCAGGAAAGGCCTAGGCGCGATAGCCATCGTGGACCATAACACTATCAAAGGAGGTCTGGAGGCGTTGGATTCCGCGCCCAGGGACCTTATAATAATACCTGCGGTGGAGGTGACTACCGCTCAGGGCCATGTGATAGCGTATGGCGTGGAGGAGGACATCGATCGGGGTCTGGAGGTGGCTGAAACCATCGAGTTAATACATGAGAAAGGAGGGATAGCCGTGGCCGCGCATCCCTATCGCATGTGGTCAGGGCTGGGAAGCAAAGTGGTTCTGAGGAACAAATTCGATGCCCTCGAGGTCATTAATGCGCGCAACACCTCGCATGGCAACAAGAAGGCCTACAAGCTGGCCCAAAGAGCCCATCTTCCCATGACCGCTGGCTCCGACGCCCACCGGCCAAGGAACATAGGGGACGCGGTGACCATATTCCCCGATGATTGTTTGACCAGGGAGGAGATGATACAAGCAATCCTGGAAGGTAGGACCTCAGTGGAAGGTAGGGGCAGGAGCAAGAAGGAAACCCTTCGCTATGGCAGCGTATCCATATCGAAATGGATCGGCAGGGGGATGAGGAGACTCTGA
- a CDS encoding roadblock/LC7 domain-containing protein, with protein MGELAHIRNVLEEIKSLEHVTGVSLMSRGGLFILGDTPKGVHQETFAAMAAIMLGAAETSSAELKDNLRQVQVNMEQKDVILIGAGTRYLLAILTDGKSENSQVAKKASEIVGKVEITI; from the coding sequence ATGGGAGAGCTTGCGCACATCAGGAATGTTTTAGAAGAGATAAAATCCTTGGAGCATGTCACCGGGGTATCCCTGATGTCGAGAGGTGGGCTCTTCATCCTCGGAGATACGCCTAAAGGCGTGCATCAGGAAACGTTTGCTGCCATGGCGGCCATCATGCTGGGGGCGGCTGAGACCTCCTCCGCGGAGCTTAAGGACAACCTGCGCCAGGTTCAAGTGAACATGGAGCAGAAAGATGTCATTCTGATAGGCGCAGGGACCAGATATCTCTTGGCCATCCTCACGGACGGGAAGAGCGAGAATTCACAGGTGGCGAAGAAAGCGAGCGAGATTGTGGGTAAGGTAGAGATAACGATCTGA